One Paracoccus jeotgali DNA window includes the following coding sequences:
- a CDS encoding PIN domain-containing protein produces the protein MSVEFAVTNVILYLLDEGPKADRAEEILANGPRISVQVLNEALVNCRRKAGLDWDETGVFLTGIQTLCTVEDLTVQTHQVGRALAERYQFSVYDAMIVAAALLSGCTTLWSEDMHDGLLVEDQLRIVNPFH, from the coding sequence ATGAGCGTTGAATTCGCCGTTACCAATGTGATCCTGTATCTCCTCGACGAGGGGCCGAAAGCGGACCGGGCCGAAGAGATACTGGCGAACGGGCCGCGGATCAGCGTGCAGGTGCTGAACGAAGCCCTGGTCAACTGCCGCAGAAAGGCGGGCCTTGATTGGGACGAGACAGGGGTTTTCCTCACCGGCATCCAGACGTTGTGCACCGTCGAGGATCTGACCGTACAAACCCATCAGGTGGGACGCGCCTTGGCCGAGCGCTACCAGTTCTCTGTTTATGACGCCATGATCGTCGCTGCGGCACTGCTCTCCGGCTGCACGACCTTGTGGAGCGAGGACATGCACGATGGCCTGCTCGTGGAAGATCAACTCCGCATCGTCAATCCGTTTCACTGA
- a CDS encoding DUF1127 domain-containing protein, giving the protein MAATDTLHQTARTQRDAGTGILGMIMRLQEARARRAVYRQTVTELSHLSNRELADLGIHRSMITRIATEAAWGK; this is encoded by the coding sequence ATGGCCGCAACCGACACCCTTCACCAAACCGCTCGCACCCAGCGTGACGCCGGAACCGGTATCCTGGGGATGATCATGCGCCTGCAGGAAGCCCGCGCACGTCGTGCCGTCTATCGCCAGACCGTGACCGAGCTGTCGCATCTGTCGAACCGTGAACTCGCCGATCTCGGCATTCACCGCAGCATGATCACCAGGATCGCAACCGAAGCCGCCTGGGGCAAGTAA
- a CDS encoding helix-turn-helix domain-containing protein, protein MDGFGTFLSYDLLLLIALRGRPVAPTSSACHECFARLSQFVSSGSALPLTPIFAAQTQRLDLTRTTLARQSGISTPTLRKIMRGGGTIGSLSRCLPHLDLGWSWVPHPTLEAGAGLATLRRRQGMTQAEVAERLKISRPVIIRIEKRMQGELASLRGYASLLGFRSPIAPLRGKRRLIPAPNSADRDRVMTPPALAQEICAHFAPHLQGTLLDPARGDGAFYESFPGHLRREWCEIEAGRDFLDWREPVDWIITNPPWSLLPEFLEHSMTVADNIVFLAPLTNLTTKARLRMIDRAGFGIAELVKIDTPRDWPQSGFQLVAGWLRRGHLGDCRMSRLESHAP, encoded by the coding sequence TTGGACGGATTTGGCACTTTTTTAAGCTATGATCTGCTTTTGCTGATCGCGTTGCGAGGCAGACCCGTTGCGCCCACCTCTTCCGCGTGTCACGAATGCTTTGCTCGTTTGTCACAATTTGTTTCTTCCGGTTCCGCCTTGCCGCTGACTCCTATTTTCGCCGCGCAGACGCAGCGCCTCGACCTGACACGGACCACCCTTGCCCGGCAGAGCGGCATCTCAACTCCCACGCTGCGCAAGATCATGCGCGGTGGCGGCACCATCGGCAGCCTGTCCCGCTGCTTGCCGCATCTCGATCTCGGCTGGTCTTGGGTGCCGCACCCGACGCTTGAGGCGGGCGCAGGGCTGGCGACGCTGCGCCGCCGCCAAGGCATGACCCAGGCGGAGGTGGCGGAACGCTTGAAGATCAGTCGGCCGGTGATCATCAGGATTGAGAAGCGGATGCAGGGTGAACTGGCCTCACTGCGCGGCTATGCTTCGCTCCTCGGCTTCCGGTCTCCGATCGCGCCTCTGCGAGGCAAGCGCCGGCTGATCCCCGCCCCCAATAGCGCCGACCGTGATCGTGTGATGACGCCGCCTGCGCTTGCACAAGAAATCTGCGCTCATTTTGCGCCCCACCTGCAGGGCACGCTACTCGACCCGGCGCGCGGCGACGGGGCCTTCTATGAGAGCTTTCCCGGGCACCTCCGGCGGGAGTGGTGCGAGATCGAAGCCGGACGCGATTTCCTGGACTGGCGGGAGCCAGTCGACTGGATCATCACCAACCCGCCGTGGTCCCTGCTGCCCGAGTTTCTGGAGCACTCCATGACAGTGGCCGACAACATCGTGTTTCTGGCACCGCTCACCAACCTCACCACGAAGGCCCGGCTGCGGATGATCGACAGGGCCGGCTTCGGCATTGCTGAGCTGGTGAAGATCGACACGCCTCGCGACTGGCCGCAAAGCGGGTTTCAACTGGTGGCCGGCTGGCTGCGTCGCGGCCATCTCGGCGACTGCCGGATGTCGCGGCTCGAGAGCCACGCTCCATGA
- the pdxR gene encoding MocR-like pyridoxine biosynthesis transcription factor PdxR, with protein MTNRLSLETVILRDDEAPTLQGRLAAAVVRAILDSRARPGTRLPSTRQLATALGISRMTVTLVYQDLIGQGYLEAQPRSAITVAATVPHRRLELSEPPPKHRIIAQPPDWGEWLSDHQLPRRTISKPIDWRSYKYPFIFGQTDPSLFDNNAWRDCARRALGSRDFADLSADRYGADDPLLVDYICSNTLPRRGINASHDEVLITLGSQNALFLAVELLARADRIAVTEEPGYPDFAETLRRAYSPTTFLPVDSLGLNPADLPANTRLVIVTPSHQVPTGSTMPLERRRDLIARASADDFLIIEDDYDFEMSYLAPPVPALKSLDVSGRVIYLGSFSKSLFPGLRIGYMVAPAALIAQARILRSFILRHPPGHLQRITAYFLALGYYDTHIVRLRETMKLRRAVLEDAVAETRLEIAGAASSGGSSVWLKGKDGSDSTKLAAELRNHSVLIEPGAVFFEMPPEPCPYFRLGYGSITEAKITAGLRIISRVSERGR; from the coding sequence ATGACCAACCGCCTTTCCCTAGAAACCGTCATCTTGCGCGATGATGAGGCGCCAACCCTGCAGGGGCGTCTCGCGGCGGCAGTTGTTCGCGCCATTCTCGACAGTCGGGCGCGCCCGGGGACGCGTCTTCCTTCCACGCGCCAATTGGCCACGGCGTTGGGGATTTCGCGAATGACGGTGACGTTGGTCTATCAGGATCTGATCGGACAGGGTTACCTTGAAGCGCAGCCTCGGTCCGCGATCACCGTCGCGGCGACTGTGCCGCATCGGCGCCTGGAACTGTCGGAGCCGCCCCCGAAGCATCGCATAATCGCCCAGCCACCGGATTGGGGGGAATGGCTATCAGATCACCAGTTGCCGCGGCGGACGATCAGCAAGCCGATCGACTGGCGCAGTTACAAATACCCGTTTATCTTCGGCCAGACGGATCCGTCGCTGTTCGACAACAATGCATGGCGCGACTGCGCGCGCCGCGCCCTTGGGTCGCGGGACTTCGCGGATTTATCGGCTGATCGTTATGGTGCCGATGACCCGCTTCTGGTCGATTACATTTGTTCCAACACGCTCCCACGTCGTGGCATCAACGCCTCTCATGACGAGGTGTTGATTACTTTGGGATCGCAAAACGCCCTATTTTTGGCTGTCGAATTACTCGCCCGCGCAGACAGGATTGCTGTGACGGAAGAACCGGGTTATCCGGATTTTGCTGAAACGCTCCGTCGCGCCTACAGCCCCACGACTTTTCTGCCCGTTGACTCGCTGGGACTGAATCCCGCTGATCTGCCGGCCAATACGCGGCTGGTGATCGTCACGCCCAGTCATCAGGTTCCAACCGGCAGCACAATGCCACTGGAGCGTCGCCGGGACCTGATTGCCCGCGCCAGCGCAGATGATTTTCTGATCATCGAGGACGACTACGATTTCGAAATGTCATATCTCGCGCCTCCCGTCCCGGCGCTGAAGTCTCTGGATGTGAGTGGGCGAGTCATCTACCTTGGAAGCTTTTCGAAATCCCTGTTTCCCGGCCTGCGAATTGGCTACATGGTTGCACCCGCTGCATTGATCGCCCAGGCGCGTATTCTACGTTCATTTATCCTGCGTCATCCGCCAGGACACCTTCAGCGCATCACCGCCTATTTCTTGGCGCTTGGATATTACGATACACATATCGTGAGGCTGCGAGAAACGATGAAGTTGCGACGCGCAGTGCTCGAGGATGCTGTTGCAGAGACCCGACTTGAGATAGCCGGCGCTGCGTCGAGCGGAGGTTCCAGCGTGTGGCTAAAGGGAAAAGACGGCAGTGACAGCACAAAATTAGCTGCGGAATTACGCAACCACAGTGTGCTGATCGAACCCGGAGCGGTTTTTTTCGAGATGCCCCCGGAGCCGTGCCCGTATTTCCGCCTGGGTTATGGGTCGATAACTGAAGCCAAAATTACCGCTGGGTTAAGAATAATTTCACGTGTTAGCGAACGCGGGCGGTAA
- a CDS encoding AbrB/MazE/SpoVT family DNA-binding domain-containing protein has protein sequence MQVSKWGNSLAVRLPVKLLRELGLKEGDRIDFRKDDGAVLVRRQPEAEQVLQELRGFRGRLPRQDRLSRDAANER, from the coding sequence ATGCAGGTGTCGAAATGGGGCAACTCCCTTGCGGTCCGATTGCCGGTCAAACTCCTCCGGGAGCTGGGATTGAAGGAGGGGGATCGGATCGATTTCAGGAAGGATGATGGTGCGGTTCTGGTTCGGCGCCAGCCGGAGGCCGAGCAGGTGCTGCAGGAACTGCGTGGGTTCCGCGGCAGGTTGCCGAGGCAGGACCGCCTGAGCCGCGACGCAGCGAATGAGCGTTGA
- the tnpA gene encoding IS66-like element accessory protein TnpA, translating into MSTIDSGHYGDGVARRTKRLWTDEEKRSICFQTAAPGVSVAQVARRYAVNANLIFKWLRDPRYAPDPTSVAPPAEEARFLPVEIVAETRSTPAAPAAENHIEIELAGGHRMRISGSYDPEALARLIRGLSA; encoded by the coding sequence GTGTCCACCATTGATAGTGGACACTATGGTGATGGCGTGGCGCGTCGGACGAAGCGACTTTGGACGGATGAGGAGAAGCGTTCGATCTGTTTCCAGACGGCGGCGCCGGGCGTTTCCGTGGCTCAGGTGGCGCGGCGCTACGCGGTGAACGCGAACCTGATCTTCAAGTGGCTGCGCGATCCCCGTTATGCGCCGGACCCCACCTCGGTTGCGCCCCCAGCAGAGGAGGCGCGGTTTCTGCCCGTAGAGATCGTCGCGGAGACCAGGTCTACTCCGGCGGCACCTGCCGCCGAGAACCACATCGAGATCGAGCTGGCGGGCGGTCACCGGATGCGGATCAGCGGCAGCTATGATCCTGAGGCGCTGGCGCGGCTGATCCGGGGACTTTCGGCGTGA